The Maledivibacter sp. region CAAAAGGGCGTAGTTCCATGAGTATTTAAGATCGGCTTCACTTGTTCCTGCATTTCCCTGTATAGTGTTAAGGGAGTTATTACATATTGCAGCGCTTAAAAGTTCACTGAGCATCGTTTTTGCGGTTCCCGGAACTCCTATCAGAAGAAGTCCCCTGTTCGTAGCGAGGGTGACTATGGAACGTTCTACAACCTTGTCATTCCCGTATATTTTCTTGCTTATTCCTAGCTCATCATCCCCAAGTATGAATTTCCTCACGGATTTCGGAGACATCTGCCAACCCGTAGGGCATGTGTCTACCTCGTTTTCTATAAGTTTTTTTATCTCGTCTTCATAAAGCCTTTCCACAGGTAGTTTTTGAATTTCCATTTCATTCACCTTTTTCGTCGATTTATTTTATGCATATTGACCGAATCTCCCATATCACAGCGTTTAGGAACTTAGGCTCAACTTCCCATAGTTTTGCCGCATTTGAAGCATTCACATCGGCGTACATGTAACTTCCACGCTCTATAGTTCCATTTTTATAGAACTTGAGATCCCTAACAGTAACGCTTTCGTCTCCCATCCCTATATACAAATATTCCGCGTCTATCTGCGCTCCGTATTCAAGCTCCTCAAACTCTATATAAAGTCCCTCATATCCTCCTCCGTCTACTATGGACGTCTTGTACCATCCCTGTTTTTCAAGCTTTGAAACAAGGCTTATGGCAGGAATTTTGGTTCCGTTGAAGGCATCATATAGGGTATTGTTCATTTTATCTTGATCTATTTCGACGATCTCTATTTCAAGCTGGGTTATCGGCTGGGTTATTTCATTGTCTTCGAGGTTTTCCTTCCACATCTCAAGCTCTTCTTCTCTTAAATCCATAGGATGTACAAGCCCAAACTCTTCTCCCAATTGAAGCTCTATCTCTTCGTAGTCCGCATCGGCAAATGTACCGTCATCCATATACCTAAACGATCTTACAAGCTTGTTTTGCGAATCGTATTTTCCCCATATCAGATTTACAGCAAACATATTCATTATAGGATTCTTTACGAATACCTTTTCGAATGTCTCCATGTCCCATCTTCTCTCAATGAATATGGATCGCTCAAGTCTGGCCTTTTGTGCTGCAACTATTGTCTTGAGCTGCTTTTTCACCGCCGAAAGATGCTTTTTCGAAGCTTTCGCTATTTCTTCGTCATCTGATTTCGAAGGCTTTGGAAGAGTTTTTATCATCTTTCCGTCTGGATTTAAAAGCTGTATCGTAAGGTCTTTTTTAAGAGTCGCCGTAAACGTCCTGCTTCCGTAGTCCAGCTTCAATTCCTTGTTCGGGTCAAAGCCAAGATTTGGAATAACAAGGTCGGCGAGTTCTTCTTTTGTGAGCCCCATATTCTTAGCAGCTATTAGGAAATACTCCGCCGCGGTCTTTTTGACCATCTTGTTTTTATATTTTCTGCTTATGGAATCTAGCTGCATAAGGGCATAGTCACTTCCATGGAACGCCATGGCCTTGACTCCTTCTGAAGCTATGGCCCCCCTCGAATTTTGCGTCCACTCGTCTATTTGTTTCTTAAAATCCACGATGAAGGTCTCGTCGCAATTGTATACTGCAAACACCATGGCCATCTTCATTTTGGCAGCAGCTCCAAGACCGAACCACTTGTCGTATACGTATCTTCCAAGCTGGTTTAAGTCCTCTTTTTCAAGCCTCGACTTTATTATATGCGCAGTAAGTGGAAGCTCTACCTTAGGACTAAGAAGGAATGTGGCTAGGTAGTATTTCAACAGCTCCTGGGAAACCACTTCTTTGGTAATTTTGTCCCTAACCTCTGGAAGAGTGTCTATTTCAAGCTTTACAATGGCTTTGTCCATCTTTTTCGGATTGTAAAACTCCTCAACGATCTTGTTGAGGCTTGTGTTCTCCATGTCCATCATCTGAAGCTTGTTATAATCTACTATGTATTCCACCAGCTCCTTGTTCGCCTTAGGCATCTTCTCCTTTAAAAGCTTTTCAAGTTCTCCGTTGTACTCGCTCCTTCCCATAAAGTAGTCCCTTGATATTTTTTGTATACTCTTGTATTTGTTTTTCAATCCATCAAGGGCGACTTCCAGGTCTTCGGATTCCTTTTCATAGTAATATTTCATAAACAGGGTCTCGTATAAAGAATCATCTAGTTCCTTTTGAAGCCGTTCCTTGTATTTTTCTATATCTGAATCCAGATATTCAAAATATGAAAGTTTTACCTCTCCCTTAAACGAGTAGCTTCTTTCTATCATCGAAAGAAGTTTATTTTCGTCCATCCCTGAGTCTATCAGATCCTTTATCTTTCCCTTTTC contains the following coding sequences:
- a CDS encoding DUF4132 domain-containing protein, which gives rise to MRIKNTLKKYYSDYKKSKQDQIDDYIENGGNILGVFEDIDEKFDFNIYSYSWNNPEDFKDRERNIRMFKVYSLLLEPEKIQELRKAWIDISFQDDPMLVSYLYVLANFRFNIAKLIRGHEDVSENGRWYLNNYEKYKEHMDTLYENTKDDLIKAQIQFCRYINEGREESFQYLVQNAPKYAQDMTKKKDAFALIVYYLYKSGRTQEYTDADRAFIIANKKLYMLSNIVKDEAIEDFYMDEYKYMSSKFEMSELLIREIATRMIIREYRTMVSLEKIRFSKEQSQRLMDVIVSLEKTKDIAYSLILYAVLIKQSEDKGKYVAEFDSKVKKLLMEENKGKNNASIVEDIETGRNEKDNALYINYFSNQRYYTQIDISCSVMFGISDFATNYIIFRLIHSNDYMGLEKYIYARRNEKGKIKDLIDSGMDENKLLSMIERSYSFKGEVKLSYFEYLDSDIEKYKERLQKELDDSLYETLFMKYYYEKESEDLEVALDGLKNKYKSIQKISRDYFMGRSEYNGELEKLLKEKMPKANKELVEYIVDYNKLQMMDMENTSLNKIVEEFYNPKKMDKAIVKLEIDTLPEVRDKITKEVVSQELLKYYLATFLLSPKVELPLTAHIIKSRLEKEDLNQLGRYVYDKWFGLGAAAKMKMAMVFAVYNCDETFIVDFKKQIDEWTQNSRGAIASEGVKAMAFHGSDYALMQLDSISRKYKNKMVKKTAAEYFLIAAKNMGLTKEELADLVIPNLGFDPNKELKLDYGSRTFTATLKKDLTIQLLNPDGKMIKTLPKPSKSDDEEIAKASKKHLSAVKKQLKTIVAAQKARLERSIFIERRWDMETFEKVFVKNPIMNMFAVNLIWGKYDSQNKLVRSFRYMDDGTFADADYEEIELQLGEEFGLVHPMDLREEELEMWKENLEDNEITQPITQLEIEIVEIDQDKMNNTLYDAFNGTKIPAISLVSKLEKQGWYKTSIVDGGGYEGLYIEFEELEYGAQIDAEYLYIGMGDESVTVRDLKFYKNGTIERGSYMYADVNASNAAKLWEVEPKFLNAVIWEIRSICIK